Proteins co-encoded in one Bombus pyrosoma isolate SC7728 linkage group LG4, ASM1482585v1, whole genome shotgun sequence genomic window:
- the LOC122566860 gene encoding clathrin heavy chain, with translation MTQLLPIRFQEHLQLTAVGINANNVSFNTLTMESDKFICVREKVGDTAQVVIIDMNDSANPIRRPISADSAIMNPASKVIALKAMKTLQIFNIEMKSKMKAHTMTEDVVFWKWISLNTLALVTETAVYHWSMEGESTPNKMFDRHSSLNGCQIINYRTDPKQTWLLLIGISAQHNRVVGAMQLYSVERKCSQPIEGHAASFAQFKMEGNAESSNLFCFAVRTVQGAKLHIIEVGQPPAGNHPFPKKAVDVFFPPEAGNDFPVAMQVSSKYDVIYLITKYGYIHMYDIESATCIFMNRISGETIFVTAPHEASGGIIGVNRKGQVLSVSVDEENIIPYINGVLQNSELALRMAVRNNLSGAEDLFVRKFNLLFQNGQYAEAAKVAANAPKGILRTPATIQRFQQVPTTQGQTSPLLQYFGILLDQGQLNKYESLELCRPVLVQGRKQLLEKWLKEDKLECSEELGDLVKQADPTLALSVYLRANVPNKVIQCFAETGQFQKIVLYAKKVSYTPDYIFLLRNVMRINPDQGVAFAQMLVQDDEPLADINQIVDIFMEQNMVQQCTAFLLDALKNNRPSEGALQTRLLEMNLMSAPQVADAILGNQMFTHYDRAHIAQLCEKAGLLQRALEHYTDLYDIKRAVVHTHLLSPDWLVGFFGTLSVEDSLECLKAMLTANIRQNLQICIQIATKYHEQLTTKALIDLFESFKSYEGLFYFLGSIVNFSQDQEVHFKYIQAACKTGQIKEVERICRESNCYNPERVKNFLKEAKLSDQLPLIIVCDRFDFVHDLVLYLYRNNLQKYIEIYVQKVNPSRLPVVVGGLLDVDCSEDIIKNLILVVRGQFSTDELVEEVEKRNRLKLLLPWLESRVHEGCVEPATHNALAKIYIDSNNNPERFLKENQFYDSRVVGKYCEKRDPHLACIAYERGQCDRELISVCNENSLFKSEARYLVRRRDPDLWAEVLLESNPYKRPLIDQVVQTALSETQDPEDISVTVKAFMTADLPNELIELLEKIVLDSSVFSDHRNLQNLLILTAIKADRTRVMEYINRLDNYDAPDIANIAINNELYEEAFAIFKKFDVNTSAIQVLIEQVNNLDRAYEFAERCNEPPVWSQLARAQLQQGLVKEAIDSFIKADDPSAYVDVVETTHRTSHWEDLVRYLQMARKKARESFIESELIYAYARTNRLADLEEFISGPNHADIQKIGDRCFDDKMYDAAKLLYNNVSNFARLAITLVHLKEFQGAVDSARKANSTRTWKEVCFACVDSGEFRLAQMCGLHIVVHADELEDLINYYQDRGHFEELINLLEAALGLERAHMGMFTELAILYSKYKPQRMREHLELFWSRVNIPKVLRAAEQAHLWAELVFLYDKYEEYDNAVLAMMQHPTEAWREGHFKDVITKVANVELYYKAIQFYVEYKPLLLNDILLVLAPRMDHTRAVAYFKRTGHLQLVKPYLRSVQALNNKAINEALNGLLIDEEDYQGLRTSIDAFDNFDNIALAQQLEKHELIEFRRIAAYLYKGNNRWKQSVELCKKDRLFRDAMEYAAESRNPEVAQELLEWFLERGSKDCFAACLFHCYDLLHPDVILELAWRHRILHFAMPYLIQVAREYITKVDKLEEAESRRMEETDHQEHKPMIMPEPQLMLTAGPGMMAPGYAPQGVYGAPPQGVYAPPAAAYQAYGM, from the exons ATGACGCAGTTACTACCCATAAGGTTTCAAGAACATCTCCAG cTTACAGCTGTTGGGATTAATGCTAACAATGTCAGCTTTAACACACTCACAATGGAAtctgataaatttatttgtgtcCGAGAAAAAGTTGGCGATACTGCACAGGTAGTTATTATCGATATGAATGATTCTGCAAATCCAATCAGGAGACCTATTTCTGCAGATTCTGCGATCATGAATCCTGCAAGTAAAGTAATAGCTTTAAAag CAATGAAAACTCTTCAGATTTTTAACATAGAAATGAAATCAAAAATGAAAGCTCACACAATGACAGAAGATGTAGTCTTTTGGAAGTGGATATCATTAAATACTTTGGCATTGGTAACAGAAACTGCAGTTTATCACTGGTCTATGGAAGGAGAATCTACACCGAATAAAATGTTTGACAGACATTCGTCACTAAATGGctgtcaaataattaattatagaactGATCCAAAACAAACATGGCTATTATTGATTGGTATTTCTGCTCAGCACAATAGAGTGGTTGGTGCTATGCAACTTTATTCTGTTGAGAGAAAATGTTCTCAACCTATCGAAGGACATGCTGCTTCTTTCGCCCAATTTAAAATGGAAGGAAATGCAGAATCAAGTAACTTATTTTGTTTTGCTGTTAGAACAGTACAAGGTGCAAAGCTCCATATTATCGAAGTAGGTCAACCTCCTGCTGGTAATCATCCTTTCCCAAAGAAGGCAGTAGATGTTTTTTTTCCACCAGAAGCTGGAAATGACTTTCCTGTTGCTATGCAAGTCAGCTCAAAGTAtgatgttatatatttaataacaaagtatggctatatacatatgtatgatATTGAATCTgctacatgtatatttatgaatcGCATATCTGGAGAAACTATTTTTGTCACTGCACCGCATGAAGCATCTGGTGGTATAATAGGAGTAAATCGGAAAGGTCAAGTATTATCTGTATCCGTCGATGAAGAAAACATAATTCCATATATAAATGGAGTACTACAAAATTCCGAACTTGCATTGCGAATGGctgtaagaaataatttgtcaGGAGCTGAAGACTTGTTCgtcaggaaatttaatttgcttTTCCAAAATGGTCAATACGCGGAAGCAGCTAAAGTTGCAGCAAACGCTCCGAAAGGAATACTTCGAACTCCGGCGACTATTCAACGGTTCCAACAGGTACCAACTACGCAAGGACAAACATCACccttattgcaatattttggAATACTTCTAGATCAGggacaattaaataaatatgaatctTTAGAATTATGTCGTCCAGTGCTTGTGCAAGGTCGTAAGCAACTTCTTGAGAAATGGttgaaagaagataaattagAATGTAGCGAAGAATTGGGTGACTTAGTGAAACAAGCTGATCCAACTTTAGCTCTTAGTGTTTATTTAAGAGCTAATGTCCCTAATAAAGTTATACAATGTTTTGCAGAAACTGGACAATTCcagaaaattgtattgtatGCTAAGAAAGTTTCTTATACCCctgattatatatttttgttaagaaATGTCATGAGAATTAATCCAGACCAGGGTGTAGCATTCGCCCAGATGTTGGTCCAAGATGATGAACCCTTAGCCGATATCAACCAAATTGTGGATATATTCATGGAACAAAACATGGTTCAACAATGTACAGCATTTTTATTGGAtgctttgaaaaataatcggCCAAGTGAAGGAGCTTTACAAACACGACTTTTAGAAATGAACTTAATGTCTGCTCCACAAGTTGCTGATGCAATCTTAGGAAATCAAATGTTCACACACTATGACAGAGCTCACATTGCACAGTTATGTGAAAAAGCTGGCTTATTACAACGTGCTTTGGAACATTACACCGATTTGTATGACATTAAGAGAGCTGTAGTACATACACATTTACTTTCTCCGGATTGGCTTGTTGGATTTTTTGGAACATTATCAGTTGAAGATTCTTTGGAATGTTTGAAGGCAATGTTGACTGCTAACATAAGACAGAATTTACAAATCTGTATTCaaattgcaacaaaatatCATGAACAGTTGACTACTAAAGCACTGATag ATCTATTTGAAAGTTTTAAATCATACGAGGGACTGTTTTATTTCCTGGGGTCTATTGTTAATTTCAGTCAAGATCAAGAagtacattttaaatatattcaagcAGCATGTAAAACTGGACAAATTAAAGAAGTGGAACGAATTTGTAGAGAAAGTAATTGTTACAATCCGGAACGTGTAAAAAATTTCCTCAAAGAGGCAAAACTATCTGATCAGTTACCTTTGATCATTGTTTGTGATCGATTCGATTTTGTACATGATCTTGTACTGTATCTCTAccgaaataatttacaaaagtaCATAGAAATTTACGTTCAAAAA GTAAATCCGTCACGTCTACCAGTTGTAGTGGGTGGTTTACTTGATGTAGATTGCTCAGaggatataataaaaaatttaattcttgtGGTACGTGGTCAGTTCTCTACTGACGAACTTGTAGAAGAAGTTGAGAAGAGAAACCGTTTGAAGCTCTTACTTCCATGGCTGGAGTCTCGTGTCCATGAAGGTTGTGTTGAACCTGCAACGCATAATGCACTAGCAAAGATATACATTGACAGTAATAATAATCCAGAGAGATTTCTTAA aGAGAATCAATTTTATGATAGTAGAGTAGTAGGAAAATATTGTGAAAAACGTGACCCACATTTAGCGTGTATTGCTTATGAGCGTGGTCAATGCGATAGGGAATTGATAAGCGTATGTAATGAAAATAGCCTTTTCAAAAGTGAAGCTAGATATTTAGTGAGACGTAGAGATCCAGATTTATGGGCTGAAGTTCTTCTTGAAAGCAACCCTTATAAAAGGCCGTTGATTGATCAG GTTGTACAAACAGCTTTATCAGAAACACAAGATCCTGAAGATATATCGGTTACTGTTAAAGCATTTATGACTGCTGATTTACCCAATGAACTAATTGAGCTTCTTGAAAAAATCGTACTCGACAGTAGTGTATTTAGTGATCATCGCAATTTACAAAATCTTTTGATTTTAACGGCAATAAAGGCTGATCGTACGCGTGTTATGGAGTACATCAATCGGCTGGATAATTATGACGCCCCTGACATTGCTAACATTGCTATTAACAATGAGTTATACGAAGAAGCTTTTGccatctttaaaaaattcgatgtGAACACGTCAGCTATCCAAGTTTTAATCGAGCAGGTTAATAATTTAGACAGAGCTTACGAATTTGCTGAAAG ATGTAATGAACCGCCGGTATGGTCTCAATTAGCCAGAGCACAATTACAACAAGGTTTAGTGAAAGAAGCCATAGATAGTTTTATTAAGGCTGACGATCCATCAGCGTATGTAGATGTAGTAGAAACTACTCATCGAACTTCTCATTGGGAGGATTTGGTTCGTTACTTGCAAATGGCTCGCAAAAAGGCGCGTGAATCTTTCATTGAAAGTGAATTAATTTACGCATATGCAAGAACCAATAGACTTGCAGAtcttgaagaatttatttctggTCCTAATCATGCCGACATACAAAAG ATTGGCGATAGATGTTTCGACGACAAGATGTACGATGCTGCTAAACTTTTGTACAATAATGTATCGAATTTTGCACGATTAGCTATTACGCTTGTTCACTTAAAAGAATTCCAAGGCGCCGTTGACAGCGCTCGCAAAGCGAATTCAACTCGTACTTGGAAAGAAGTTTGTTTTGCTTGTGTGGATAGCGGAGAATTTAGATTAGCACAAATGTGTGGATTACATATAGTCGTACATGCCGATGAATTAGAAgatttaatcaattattatcaAGATCGGGGGCACTTTGAGgaacttattaatttattggaaGCTGCTTTGGGACTTGAAAGAGCGCATATGGGAATGTTCACTGAATTAGCTATACTTTATAGCAAGTATAAACCTCAACGAATGCGAGAACATCTTGAACTTTTCTGGTCTCGAGTTAATATACCGAAG gtaCTCCGTGCAGCAGAGCAAGCACATTTATGGGCAGagcttgtatttttatatgataaatatgaaGAGTACGACAATGCAGTTCTTGCAATGATGCAACACCCCACTGAAGCATGGCGAGAAGGTCATTTCAAAGATGTGATTACTAAAGTGGCAAACGTTGAACTTTATTACAAAGCTATACAGTTTTATGTCGAATATAAACCCCTACTTCTGAATGATATACTACTTGTACTTGCTCCACGCATGGATCATACGAGAGCAGTTGCATATTTCAAGAGAACAGGGCATTTACAACTTGTAAAACCATACTTGAGGTCGGTTCAagcattaaataataaagcaaTTAATGAAGCACTAAACGGTCTACTTATTGACGAAGAAGATTATCAGGGACTCAGAACATCGATTGATGCGTtcgataattttgataatattgcGTTGGCGCAACAACTGGAGAAACatgaattaattgaatttagaaGAATTGCCGCATACTTGTataaaggaaataacagaTGGAAACAATCGGTGGAACTATGTAAAAAGGATCGATTGTTTAG AGATGCTATGGAATATGCAGCAGAATCTCGCAATCCCGAAGTTGCTCAAGAATTATTAGAGTGGTTCTTGGAGAGAGGATCAAAGGATTGTTTTGCAGCATGTCTGTTTCATTGTTATGATTTACTTCATCCAGATGTTATTTTGGAACTTGCGTGGAGACATCGTATTTTACACTTCGCTATGCCGTATCTTATACAAGTTGCACGGGAATATATTACTAAG gtTGATAAACTGGAAGAAGCTGAAAGTCGCCGCATGGAAGAAACTGATCATCAGGAACATAAACCTATGATTATGc CGGAACCTCAGTTAATGTTGACAGCAGGACCAGGTATGATGGCACCTGGTTATGCACCACAAGGCGTATATGGAGCACCACCGCAAGGTGTCTATGCACCACCTGCAGCGGCGTATCAGGCTTATGGTATGTGA
- the LOC122567066 gene encoding ATP-binding cassette sub-family G member 1-like isoform X1 gives MSTKSECKEKQSSDGMQNTPVSPSYSKITTPIDIEFNDLTYTVPCGRKGTKVILRGICGQFKSGELTAILGPSGAGKSTLLNILAGYKSADSVTGHISINGQTRDENYFKKMSCYIMQEDLLQPWLTVQEAMQFAVDLKLDNISQKAKSIAIDEILNILRLRHAKDTTTECLSGGERKRLSIALELVSNPPVVFLDEPTTGLDEISAAQCTDLLKSLVRLGRTIICSLHTPSASIFAKFDHIYVIAAGQCIYRSTVHNLVPFVRQIGIECPKHYNPADFVIEISAGEYGSEWISRMINAVDTEFPIVPVSRRTRFEFQYKAKISKVSWFKQFVVLSKRMLLQLGRNKSYMYLKISLYIFLGFVVGSLFLNIGNDGSKTLSNFTFCFACLIILLYVPMSPVLMHFPSEVQLVKREYFNMWYDLSPYYCAFTIVNIPGQILLSSIYLLMVYVITNQPLELSRCAMFFSICFMCAFIAESMALVIASTLNIVNGTFVGPVISTPLVLVAIQGIGETESLSIYRKLIMYLSYIRYGIEGLVVALYGYNREKLYCSPAEIFCPFGTPRQVLLTMKMEHVVFWVDIIALIIILICLRALSYYLLRQRLKPNKMFQAVRLIGRIIKNHFNIDN, from the exons ATGTCCACAAAATCGGAGTGCAAGGAGAAGCAGAGCAGCGATGGAATGCAAAACACCCCAGTATCACCATCATATTCAAAAATAACAACCCCTATTGACATCGAATTCAATGACTTAACTTATACAGTACCTTGTGGTAGAAAAG GTACAAAAGTTATATTAAGAGGAATTTGTGGACAATTTAAATCTGGAGAATTAACCGCTATATTAGGTCCATCAGGCGCCGGAAAATCCaccttattaaatattctcgcAGGATACAA ATCGGCTGATAGCGTTACGGGACACATAAGTATCAATGGACAAACACGAGacgagaattattttaaaaaaatgtcatgTTACATAATGCAAGAAGACCTTCTTCAACCATGGCTTACAGTACAAGAGGCAATGCAATTTGCTGTAGATTTGAAACTTGACAACATTTCCCAAAAAGCAAAATCGATCGCT atagatgaaattctaaatattttgcGATTACGTCATGCGAAAGATACAACTACCGAATGTCTATCGGGtggggaaagaaaaagacttTCGATCGCTTTGGAACTCGTGAGTAATCCTCCTGTTGTGTTTCTTGACGAACCAACTAC AGGACTAGATGAAATATCAGCTGCACAGTGTACCGACCTTTTAAAATCTTTGGTGCGACTGGGGAGAACGATAATCTGCTCCCTCCATACTCCAAGTGCAAGCATTTTCGCAAAATTCGACCACATTTATGTTATAGCCGCTGGCCAATGTATCTATAGAAGCACTGTACATAATCTAGTACCATTTGTTCGACAAATTGGTATCGAATGCCCAAAACACTATAATCCTGCCGATTTTG TGATAGAAATATCTGCGGGCGAATATGGTTCAGAATGGATAAGTCGAATGATAAATGCTGTGGACACGGAATTTCCTATCGTTCCTGTTTCTCGACGAACGAGGTTCGAATTTCAATAcaaagcaaaaatatcgaaagtgtCCTGGTTCAAACAATTTGTTGTTCTATCGAAAAGAATGTTATTACAGTTAGGTAGAAATAAG AGTTATATGTACttaaaaataagtttatatatattcctGGGCTTCGTCGTCGgtagtttatttttaaacattggAAACGACGGGTCAAAAACCTTATCCAATTTTACTTTCTGCTTTGCTTGTTTGATAATTCTCCTCTATGTACCTATGTCACCGGTATTAATGCACT tTCCTTCGGAAGTGCAATTGGTTAAACGAGAATATTTCAACATGTGGTACGATTTGAGTCCCTATTATTGTGCATTTACAATAGTTAATATACCTGGACAG ATATTACTAtcatcgatatatttattgatggTATATGTGATCACAAATCAACCTCTGGAGTTGTCCAGATGCGCAATGTTTTTTAGTATTTGCTTCATGTGCGCGTTTATCGCAGAAAGTATGGCATTAGTTATAGCCAGCACGCTGAACATCGTG AATGGTACATTTGTTGGGCCTGTAATTTCCACTCCACTAGTGTTGGTAGCTATACAAGGAATCGGTGAAACGGAAAGTTTATCTATCTATCGTAAACTCATAATGTATCTAAGTTACATTCGATATGGTATAGAAGGTCTTGTAGTTGCTTTGTACGGTTACAACAGAGAAAAGCTATACTGTTCGCCTGCGGAAATATTCTGCCCCTTCGGAACACCTCGACAAGTTTTACTAACAATGA AGATGGAACATGTGGTTTTTTGGGTTGACATTATCGCTTTAATAATTATCCTTATCTGTCTAAGGGCTCTCTCCTATTATTTGCTTAGACAACGACTTAAGccgaataaaatgtttcaagcAGTTCGTCTCATTGgaaggataataaaaaatcattttaacaTCGACAATTAA
- the LOC122566863 gene encoding 60S acidic ribosomal protein P2 has translation MRYVAAYLLATLGGKASPSQNDIEKILSSVGIEADTEKLKKVISELNGKSVDELIAQGMEKLLSMPVGGAVAVSADAAPAGGAAAPAEEKKEEKKPAKEESESEDDDMGFGLFD, from the exons ATGCGTTACGTGGCCGCTTATCTTTTAGCTACCCTGGGAGGGAAAGCATCTCCTAGTCAaaatgatattgaaaaaattttatcatccGTTGGAATTGAAGCCGATACAGAAAAGCTTAAGAAAGTCATCTCTGAACTGAATGGAAAATCAGTAGATGAACTTATCGCACAAG ggatggaaaaattattatccatGCCAGTTGGTGGTGCTGTAGCTGTTAGTGCAGATGCTGCACCTGCAGGAGGTGCAGCAGCCCCGgctgaagaaaagaaag AAGAGAAAAAGCCAGCGAAAGAGGAATCTGAATCGGAAGACGACGACATGGGTTTCGGTCtttttgattaa
- the LOC122566862 gene encoding ribonuclease P protein subunit p29 isoform X1, which yields MSKQSVGKSICLTLPKSITKQISTCENSEQYITNFLQNALPSSDTGSVADELRKSLIFAKHKHKWNKKKRCQGKLLTNRKRMQLGLRKISCKSDMKYTALLPLNQLWLNYVEQVLGPKFFNNIPKDSTDPNWENVNQQLIKADFHGAEISIVGSKCPSLVGLSGIVVQDTKNIFRICGRDNIMRTIPKDNVIINIYLKNIKLEFFGKDLSIRPTERTIKKFKCGRIYEL from the exons ATGAGTAAGCAATCAGTAGGAA AAAGCATATGTTTAACATTACCTAAAAGTATAACAAAACAAATTAGTACATGTGAAAATAGTGAACAATATATCAcgaattttctacaaaatgcATTGCCTTCCTCTGATACTGGTTCGGTAGCAGATGAGTTAAGAAAg tcACTAATATTTGCTAAGCATAAACATAAATGGAACAAGAAAAAGCGATGTCAAGGAAAGTTATTAACTAATAGGAAACGAATGCAGCTTGGTTTACGTAAGATTAGTTGCAAAAgtgatatgaaatatacagCCTTATTACCATTAAATCAGTTATGGCTAAATTATGTGGAACAAGTACTTGGCCCcaagttttttaataatattccaaaAGATTCTACAGATCCAAATTGGGAAAATGTTAATCAACAGTTAATTAAAGCAGATTTTCATGGTGCTGAAATTTCCATTGTTGGATCAAAATGTCCTAGTCTAGTTGGATTAAGTGGCATTGTAGTTcaagatacaaaaaatattttcagaatttgtGGAAGAGATAATATTATGcgaa CAATACCTAAagataatgttattataaatatttatttaaaaaatataaaattggagTTCTTTGGAAAAGATCTTTCTATAAGGCCTACCGAACgaacaataaaaaagtttaaatGTGGACGTATATACGAACTATAG
- the LOC122567066 gene encoding ATP-binding cassette sub-family G member 1-like isoform X2 has translation MSCYIMQEDLLQPWLTVQEAMQFAVDLKLDNISQKAKSIAIDEILNILRLRHAKDTTTECLSGGERKRLSIALELVSNPPVVFLDEPTTGLDEISAAQCTDLLKSLVRLGRTIICSLHTPSASIFAKFDHIYVIAAGQCIYRSTVHNLVPFVRQIGIECPKHYNPADFVIEISAGEYGSEWISRMINAVDTEFPIVPVSRRTRFEFQYKAKISKVSWFKQFVVLSKRMLLQLGRNKSYMYLKISLYIFLGFVVGSLFLNIGNDGSKTLSNFTFCFACLIILLYVPMSPVLMHFPSEVQLVKREYFNMWYDLSPYYCAFTIVNIPGQILLSSIYLLMVYVITNQPLELSRCAMFFSICFMCAFIAESMALVIASTLNIVNGTFVGPVISTPLVLVAIQGIGETESLSIYRKLIMYLSYIRYGIEGLVVALYGYNREKLYCSPAEIFCPFGTPRQVLLTMKMEHVVFWVDIIALIIILICLRALSYYLLRQRLKPNKMFQAVRLIGRIIKNHFNIDN, from the exons atgtcatgTTACATAATGCAAGAAGACCTTCTTCAACCATGGCTTACAGTACAAGAGGCAATGCAATTTGCTGTAGATTTGAAACTTGACAACATTTCCCAAAAAGCAAAATCGATCGCT atagatgaaattctaaatattttgcGATTACGTCATGCGAAAGATACAACTACCGAATGTCTATCGGGtggggaaagaaaaagacttTCGATCGCTTTGGAACTCGTGAGTAATCCTCCTGTTGTGTTTCTTGACGAACCAACTAC AGGACTAGATGAAATATCAGCTGCACAGTGTACCGACCTTTTAAAATCTTTGGTGCGACTGGGGAGAACGATAATCTGCTCCCTCCATACTCCAAGTGCAAGCATTTTCGCAAAATTCGACCACATTTATGTTATAGCCGCTGGCCAATGTATCTATAGAAGCACTGTACATAATCTAGTACCATTTGTTCGACAAATTGGTATCGAATGCCCAAAACACTATAATCCTGCCGATTTTG TGATAGAAATATCTGCGGGCGAATATGGTTCAGAATGGATAAGTCGAATGATAAATGCTGTGGACACGGAATTTCCTATCGTTCCTGTTTCTCGACGAACGAGGTTCGAATTTCAATAcaaagcaaaaatatcgaaagtgtCCTGGTTCAAACAATTTGTTGTTCTATCGAAAAGAATGTTATTACAGTTAGGTAGAAATAAG AGTTATATGTACttaaaaataagtttatatatattcctGGGCTTCGTCGTCGgtagtttatttttaaacattggAAACGACGGGTCAAAAACCTTATCCAATTTTACTTTCTGCTTTGCTTGTTTGATAATTCTCCTCTATGTACCTATGTCACCGGTATTAATGCACT tTCCTTCGGAAGTGCAATTGGTTAAACGAGAATATTTCAACATGTGGTACGATTTGAGTCCCTATTATTGTGCATTTACAATAGTTAATATACCTGGACAG ATATTACTAtcatcgatatatttattgatggTATATGTGATCACAAATCAACCTCTGGAGTTGTCCAGATGCGCAATGTTTTTTAGTATTTGCTTCATGTGCGCGTTTATCGCAGAAAGTATGGCATTAGTTATAGCCAGCACGCTGAACATCGTG AATGGTACATTTGTTGGGCCTGTAATTTCCACTCCACTAGTGTTGGTAGCTATACAAGGAATCGGTGAAACGGAAAGTTTATCTATCTATCGTAAACTCATAATGTATCTAAGTTACATTCGATATGGTATAGAAGGTCTTGTAGTTGCTTTGTACGGTTACAACAGAGAAAAGCTATACTGTTCGCCTGCGGAAATATTCTGCCCCTTCGGAACACCTCGACAAGTTTTACTAACAATGA AGATGGAACATGTGGTTTTTTGGGTTGACATTATCGCTTTAATAATTATCCTTATCTGTCTAAGGGCTCTCTCCTATTATTTGCTTAGACAACGACTTAAGccgaataaaatgtttcaagcAGTTCGTCTCATTGgaaggataataaaaaatcattttaacaTCGACAATTAA
- the LOC122566862 gene encoding ribonuclease P protein subunit p29 isoform X2, whose product MAQINQSICLTLPKSITKQISTCENSEQYITNFLQNALPSSDTGSVADELRKSLIFAKHKHKWNKKKRCQGKLLTNRKRMQLGLRKISCKSDMKYTALLPLNQLWLNYVEQVLGPKFFNNIPKDSTDPNWENVNQQLIKADFHGAEISIVGSKCPSLVGLSGIVVQDTKNIFRICGRDNIMRTIPKDNVIINIYLKNIKLEFFGKDLSIRPTERTIKKFKCGRIYEL is encoded by the exons ATGGCACAAATAAATC AAAGCATATGTTTAACATTACCTAAAAGTATAACAAAACAAATTAGTACATGTGAAAATAGTGAACAATATATCAcgaattttctacaaaatgcATTGCCTTCCTCTGATACTGGTTCGGTAGCAGATGAGTTAAGAAAg tcACTAATATTTGCTAAGCATAAACATAAATGGAACAAGAAAAAGCGATGTCAAGGAAAGTTATTAACTAATAGGAAACGAATGCAGCTTGGTTTACGTAAGATTAGTTGCAAAAgtgatatgaaatatacagCCTTATTACCATTAAATCAGTTATGGCTAAATTATGTGGAACAAGTACTTGGCCCcaagttttttaataatattccaaaAGATTCTACAGATCCAAATTGGGAAAATGTTAATCAACAGTTAATTAAAGCAGATTTTCATGGTGCTGAAATTTCCATTGTTGGATCAAAATGTCCTAGTCTAGTTGGATTAAGTGGCATTGTAGTTcaagatacaaaaaatattttcagaatttgtGGAAGAGATAATATTATGcgaa CAATACCTAAagataatgttattataaatatttatttaaaaaatataaaattggagTTCTTTGGAAAAGATCTTTCTATAAGGCCTACCGAACgaacaataaaaaagtttaaatGTGGACGTATATACGAACTATAG